The DNA sequence GCGCTTCATGCAGCCGGCCGAATCCAACGGCCTGCCCCTGGATACGCGCATCTTTGCCCATTATGGAGACCAGGTGGAACTGGAACACGCGTACAGCATCGGCCAGCAGCCCGGCAAGCTGCGGCTGCTGGCCTTCCGCAACAAGGCTGAAATGGGCAGTTTCCGCGACGCGCTGGCCGATGCCGCGGTCAACGGCGGCATACCCGATGTGGCTCGGGTGCGCAAGGACAACATCAAGCGCGGTTTCGGCGTCAGCGCTGAACAGAACCTGACGGCCGATCTCGGTGTGTTTGCGCGGGCCAGCCGCAACGACGGCGGCACCGAAACCTACGCCTTCACCGAAATCGAGCGCTCGGTTTCGCTGGGCGGGGCGCTCAAGGGGGCCGCCTGGAAGCGCACGGCCGATACCGTCGGCGTCGCGCTGGTGCGCAACGGGCTGTCGCGCGCGCACCGCGATTATCTGGCGGCGGGCGGCTTGGGCGCGTTCATCGGCGACGGCCGCCTGAACTATCGCCCGGAAACCATTGCGGAGGCATACTACAGCGTCGCGCTGGCGCGTCAGGCTTGGCTGACGTTCGATTTCCAGCGTATCGGCAATCCCGCGTATAACGCCGATCGCGGCCCGGTCAAGGTAGCATCGCTCCGGCTGCACGCCGAATATTAAGATAGAGAAAGGCCAACATGTTCGATCTGTTCGATCCGCAACGCAGCGGCCGCGACTGGCTGGCGGCGCGCCCCAACCGCTGGGACTGGGCGTTGCTGCCGCTGGTGCTGGCGCTGTTGGCCGCGCTCGCCTTCGGTGCGATGCAAATGACCCGGCCGTTTGTCGTCGGCCAGCCGACCGAGATCGCACTCGATCCGATCTATCTGCCGTACTACCTGCTGCGCACCATCCTGCGCATGTTTACGGCGATGGGCTTTTCGCTGCTGTTTTCGTTCGCGTTCGCCGCCGTCGCCGCGCGCTACCGCGCCGCCGAGAAGGTGATGATCCCGATCCTGGACATCCTGCAGTCGGTGCCGATCCTGGGTTTCCAGGCGATCGCAATCGCTCCCTTCATCGCACTCTTTCCCGGCAACCTGCTGGGCGTGGAATGCGCGGCGATCTTCGCGATCTTCACCTCGCAGGCGTGGAACATGACCTTCAGCCTGTACGAATCGATGCGCACCGTGCCGTCCGAGCTCAACGAGGCCGCGCGCGTGTTCCGCCTGTCGGCCTGGCAGCGCTTCTGGCGCCTGGAACTGCCGTACGCCATGCCGGGCCTGCTGTGGAACATGATGATGTCGATGTCGGGCGGCTGGTTCTTCCTGGTGGCGGCCGAGGCGATCTCGGTGGCCGGGCAGGACATCAAGCTGCCCGGCATCGGCGCCTGGATCGCGACTGCGATCGAGCAGGAAAACGGCCGCGCCATCGCCTATGCGATCGCCGCCATGTTGGCCGGCATCGTGCTGTACGACCAGCTGTTCTTCCGGCCGCTGCTGGCCTGGGCCGACAAGTTCCGTTTCGAGGAGTCGCAGGGCGAGACCGCGCAGCAGTCGTGGCTGCTCGACTGGATACGGCGCAGCCGCTGGATGCGCGCGCTTTCCGACCGGTTCTGGGCCCGCATGCGCGGCGCGCTGGGTTGGTTCGGCGGTGCGTCGCAGCGTGCCGGCGACCAGCGCGCGCGCAAGCGGCCGGCGTGGCTGCCGCGCGCCTGGGATGCGCTGGTGGTCGTCGCTGCCGCGCTGGCAGCGATCCGGCTGGTCGTCTACATCCATAGCGACGTCGGCTGGGGCGAAGCGGCGCATGTGGTCGGCCTGGGCATTGTCACGCTCTTGCGCGTGATGCTGCTGATCGGGCTGGCGTCGGCGGTGTGGGTGCCGGTCGCGGTCTGGATCGGGCTGCGCCCGCAGTATTCGCAGCGGGTGCAGGCGGTGGCGCAATTCCTGGCTGCGTTCCCGGTCAACCTGCTGTTCCCGCTGGTGGTCTATGCCCTGGTGGCGTTCCGCCTCAACCCGAATGTCTGGCTGAGTCCGCTGATGGTGTTCGGCACCCAGTGGTACATCCTGTTCAACGTGGTGGCGGGCGCCTCCACTATCCCGACCGAACTGCGGCTGGCGGCCGACAACCTCGGCCTCAAGGGCTGGCTCAAATGGAAGCGCGTGTACCTGCCGGCGGTATTTCCGAGCTACCTGACCGGTGCCATTACTGCCAGCGGCGGCTCCTGGAACGCCAGCATCGTGGCCGAGTACGTCACCTGGGGCAAGACCACGCTGGTGGCCGACGGGCTGGGCAGCTATATCAAGCAGATGACCGATGCCGGCGATTTTCACCGGATCGCGCTGGGCATCGGCGTGATGTGCGTATTCGTGATGTTGTTGAACCGTTTCTTCTGGCGCAAGCTGTACCTGCTGGCCGAAGACCGCAGCCGATGATGAGGATGATGTGATGAGCCGCAATGAATTGATCGAACTGAAGGGCGTCGCCAAGTCGTTCCGCTCGGCCGACGGCGCGCCGCGCACAGTGCTGGAGTCGGTCGACTTCGCGCTGCGGGAGGGCGAGATCGTCGCCCTGCTGGGCAAGTCGGGGTCGGGAAAGTCGACCTTGCTGCGCATCATGGCCGGCCTGATCCCGGCCGACGCCGGCCGCGCCGCGTATCGCGGGCAGGCGATCGGCGGGCCGGTCGGCGGCATCGCGATGGTGTTCCAGTCGTTCGCGCTGTTCCCGTGGCTGACGGTGCAGCAGAACGTCGAGCTCGGGCTGGAAGCGCAAGGCATGCCGCCGGCCGAGCGCGAGCGGCGCGCCGACGCGATGCTGGAGCTGATGGGTCTGGCCGGTTTCGGCGGCGCCTTGCCGCGCGAACTGTCGGGCGGCATGCGCCAGCGCGTGGGCATCGCGCGCGCGCTGGTGACCGACCCCGACGTGCTGCTGATGGACGAGGCGTTCTCCGCGCTCGACGTGCTCACCGGCGAGACGCTGCGCGACGACATCCTGGAGCTGTGGGACAGCCAGCGCATGCCGACGAAGGGCATGCTGATCGTGTCGCACAATATCGAGGAAGCGGTGATGATGGCCGACCGCATCATCATCCTGTCGAGCGACCCGGGCCGGATCCGCAGCGAATTCCGGATCGACCTGCCGCGCCCGCGCAACGCCGATTCGGTCGAGGTCAGGGGGCTGGTGGACGAGGTCTACGGGCTGATGACCATGCGCCCGGCGCAGGAGGCGGCGGCCGAGGTTCTGGCGCGCATGCACCTGGGCTACCGCCTGCCGGACACCGATGTCGAGCACATCGAGGGCGTGCTCGACCTGCTCGCCGACGCCCCGTTCAACGGCCGCGCCGACTTGCCGCAGCTGGCGCAGGAAGCCGAGCTCCCCGACGAAGAGCTGTTCCCGGCTTACGAGGCGCTCGGCCTGCTGGCGCTGGCGCAGGTGGAAAAGGGCGACATCGCGCTCACGCCGCTGGGGCATCGCTACGCCGAGGCCGACCAGGCGCTCAGGCAGGAGATTTTCGGCCAGCAGCTGCTCACGCACGTGCCGCTGGCGGCGCATATCCGGCACCGGCTGGAAGCGGAGCAGAGCGGCACGCTGCCGGAGAAACCGTTCCTGGAGCTGCTGGAGGAATTCCTGAAGGCGGACGAAGCCAAGCGCGTGCTGCAGGTCGCCATCGAATGGGGACGCTACGGCGAGGCGTACGAATACGATTACCATACCGGCCGGCTCAAGCTGCCGGACAGCGAAGAAGAGTGACTAACGGAATTGAAAAGGACTTTCATGCAAGAGGCAGACAGCGGAAAATCCGTGGAGCCCGCCGAGCGCCCGTGGATCGTGCTTGCGACAACCTATGACGTCGAGGCCTGGATCGATAATTACAACCGCGAACTGCAGCGCGCGATCGAAAATACCCGCGCCGTCGGCTACGGCATCTGCTTCCGGCTCGGGCACGGCGGGGAAATCTACCTGCACACCACGTCCGACGGCGACGTACTGCTGGATGTGACGCCGGAAGCGGAGTGGGTCGCGCCGCTGCTCAGCGCCGCGACCGGCGTCGAAGCGCCGCCTGCGCGCATCTGGGCCTTGCCGGGACACACGCTGACGCAATTGGTGCTCGGATTGAGCCCCCTGATCGCCGCCACCAGGATCGTGCTGCAGC is a window from the Noviherbaspirillum sp. UKPF54 genome containing:
- a CDS encoding carbohydrate porin, which produces MFTTRATLLLAAALMAAQPARAQEQREETWNAKFQATYVWQAKPAFAAAYSGANSLRPEREKSYSFSADAAFGWRPWRGGELYFDPEVVQGVPLSGLHGLGGMTNGEQQKTSGPNPTLYRARLFLRQTWGLGGDRQEVESDANRLAGAVDKRRIVLTAGNFAVTDVFDNSAYAHDARAQFLNWALLAHGAYDYAGDARGYTWGAVLEYFHDDWAVRAGRFMQPAESNGLPLDTRIFAHYGDQVELEHAYSIGQQPGKLRLLAFRNKAEMGSFRDALADAAVNGGIPDVARVRKDNIKRGFGVSAEQNLTADLGVFARASRNDGGTETYAFTEIERSVSLGGALKGAAWKRTADTVGVALVRNGLSRAHRDYLAAGGLGAFIGDGRLNYRPETIAEAYYSVALARQAWLTFDFQRIGNPAYNADRGPVKVASLRLHAEY
- a CDS encoding ABC transporter permease subunit, whose protein sequence is MFDLFDPQRSGRDWLAARPNRWDWALLPLVLALLAALAFGAMQMTRPFVVGQPTEIALDPIYLPYYLLRTILRMFTAMGFSLLFSFAFAAVAARYRAAEKVMIPILDILQSVPILGFQAIAIAPFIALFPGNLLGVECAAIFAIFTSQAWNMTFSLYESMRTVPSELNEAARVFRLSAWQRFWRLELPYAMPGLLWNMMMSMSGGWFFLVAAEAISVAGQDIKLPGIGAWIATAIEQENGRAIAYAIAAMLAGIVLYDQLFFRPLLAWADKFRFEESQGETAQQSWLLDWIRRSRWMRALSDRFWARMRGALGWFGGASQRAGDQRARKRPAWLPRAWDALVVVAAALAAIRLVVYIHSDVGWGEAAHVVGLGIVTLLRVMLLIGLASAVWVPVAVWIGLRPQYSQRVQAVAQFLAAFPVNLLFPLVVYALVAFRLNPNVWLSPLMVFGTQWYILFNVVAGASTIPTELRLAADNLGLKGWLKWKRVYLPAVFPSYLTGAITASGGSWNASIVAEYVTWGKTTLVADGLGSYIKQMTDAGDFHRIALGIGVMCVFVMLLNRFFWRKLYLLAEDRSR
- a CDS encoding nitrate/sulfonate/bicarbonate ABC transporter ATP-binding protein; amino-acid sequence: MSRNELIELKGVAKSFRSADGAPRTVLESVDFALREGEIVALLGKSGSGKSTLLRIMAGLIPADAGRAAYRGQAIGGPVGGIAMVFQSFALFPWLTVQQNVELGLEAQGMPPAERERRADAMLELMGLAGFGGALPRELSGGMRQRVGIARALVTDPDVLLMDEAFSALDVLTGETLRDDILELWDSQRMPTKGMLIVSHNIEEAVMMADRIIILSSDPGRIRSEFRIDLPRPRNADSVEVRGLVDEVYGLMTMRPAQEAAAEVLARMHLGYRLPDTDVEHIEGVLDLLADAPFNGRADLPQLAQEAELPDEELFPAYEALGLLALAQVEKGDIALTPLGHRYAEADQALRQEIFGQQLLTHVPLAAHIRHRLEAEQSGTLPEKPFLELLEEFLKADEAKRVLQVAIEWGRYGEAYEYDYHTGRLKLPDSEEE